A region from the Gemmatimonadales bacterium genome encodes:
- a CDS encoding roadblock/LC7 domain-containing protein, protein MRTVEPWVAAPLERFLAESAARVALLTTSSGQVVAQHGFTRSLDVMSAAALGAGIVASTAELARQLRAAPFGTLVHQGTRQQVFLSSFDTPRGRWIGVVVFDGDSTVGLVQLFFERLIAELAAAAPPVTETAPPLPQNFERELNASLRALFGR, encoded by the coding sequence TGCGCACCGTCGAGCCCTGGGTCGCCGCGCCGCTCGAGCGCTTTCTCGCCGAGTCGGCGGCGCGCGTGGCACTGCTCACCACGTCATCGGGCCAGGTCGTGGCGCAGCACGGGTTCACCCGGTCGCTGGACGTCATGAGCGCCGCGGCCCTGGGCGCCGGCATCGTGGCGTCCACGGCCGAGCTGGCGCGGCAGCTCCGCGCGGCACCGTTCGGGACGCTGGTGCACCAGGGCACGCGCCAGCAGGTGTTTCTCTCGAGCTTCGATACGCCGCGGGGCCGCTGGATCGGCGTGGTGGTGTTCGACGGCGACAGCACGGTGGGTCTGGTACAGCTCTTCTTCGAGCGACTCATCGCCGAGCTCGCTGCCGCCGCGCCGCCCGTCACCGAGACGGCGCCGCCGCTTCCCCAGAACTTCGAGCGCGAGCTGAACGCCAGCCTCCGCGCCCTCTTCGGGCGGTGA
- a CDS encoding GTPase domain-containing protein has translation MSLVNFTAREITCKIVYYGPGRSGKTSNLQYIFGRVPESRRGRMVSLATRTDRTLFFDFLPIDLGSISGFTTKFQLYTVPGQSYYQATRRLVLQGADGVVFVADSQARRVDENIESLQDMQENLLSQGVDVRQLPVVFQYNKQDLPRDLILTPDELDDALNFRGVESVSADALRGSGVFETLKSISERVLRRLAAGSPAQ, from the coding sequence ATGTCTCTCGTGAACTTCACGGCCCGCGAGATCACCTGCAAGATCGTGTACTACGGCCCCGGGCGTTCGGGAAAGACGTCCAACCTGCAGTACATCTTCGGTCGCGTGCCCGAGTCGCGCCGGGGGCGCATGGTGTCGCTTGCCACCCGCACCGACCGGACGCTCTTCTTCGACTTCCTCCCGATCGATCTCGGGAGCATCTCCGGCTTCACCACCAAGTTCCAGCTCTACACCGTGCCGGGCCAGAGCTATTACCAGGCGACGCGGCGGCTCGTGCTCCAAGGGGCCGACGGCGTCGTCTTCGTGGCCGACAGCCAGGCGCGCCGCGTGGATGAGAACATCGAGAGCCTGCAGGACATGCAGGAAAACCTGCTGAGCCAGGGCGTCGACGTGCGGCAGTTGCCGGTGGTCTTCCAGTACAACAAGCAGGACCTGCCGCGCGACCTCATTCTCACGCCGGACGAGCTGGACGACGCGCTCAACTTCCGCGGCGTCGAAAGCGTATCTGCCGACGCGCTCCGCGGAAGCGGCGTGTTCGAGACCCTCAAGTCGATTTCAGAGCGGGTGCTTCGCCGGCTCGCCGCGGGGAGTCCGGCGCAGTGA
- a CDS encoding DnaA/Hda family protein, with the protein MTAALNPHARFDTLIVGAANRLAVTAAKAVAESPGAVYNPLFVYARPGLGKTHLLMAIGHGAGAINPGLSAEYLTLDNFVEPFHAAIAAGRGAEYRRRFLDVDLLLVDDVQFLAGQRETQAELLRIIDAMQTASRQIVLTSDRPPADIEALDERLIRRFAGGLVIDIAAPDYETRVAILRRKADERRVPFGPGVLEAVARLEIDNVRELVGALNRLIAHQAVRSTPLTPAEARAVLGAAPPEPQADEFGDFLSEVTATVAHQIEGWRANVAAAILRWEGEGYAVGRLRSLLDQELSCDPEAALAAFEADVHRLEAWRAEAEQLAPELAGATALYDPGDMAAAEALLERARAGALAPPAPSAHWRLDELAEAEGNRVALQSARAVVAEPGEKYNPLVIVGGHGVGKTHLLHGIGNALLAAGVRAVSCVGAEEFAGELIEAIGRDAVSVWRARYRRADALLVDDAHLLAGKDRSQDELFLLFNLFAESGRQMVFTSAVPLPRLEGVEARLLTRLEGGLVVELPPPEREIRQHVAERILGEKALAAGPEVAAYLATRPADSVCAFQSLVQRVLSAAEVDGAPLTAEFARALLEGPPARPAPRPAALRASGLVAPGGSVRSREKMVWEWPNPGDRILEEWR; encoded by the coding sequence GTGACGGCCGCGCTCAATCCGCACGCGCGGTTCGATACGCTGATCGTGGGCGCGGCCAACCGCCTCGCGGTCACCGCGGCCAAGGCGGTGGCCGAGTCGCCGGGGGCGGTCTACAACCCGCTCTTCGTTTACGCCCGCCCCGGGCTCGGCAAGACGCATCTCCTCATGGCCATCGGCCACGGCGCGGGCGCCATCAATCCGGGGCTCAGCGCGGAGTATCTCACCCTGGACAATTTCGTCGAGCCGTTCCATGCCGCCATTGCGGCGGGGCGGGGGGCCGAGTACCGCCGCAGGTTTCTCGACGTCGATCTCCTGCTGGTGGACGACGTGCAGTTCCTCGCCGGGCAGCGGGAGACCCAGGCCGAGCTGCTGCGTATCATCGACGCGATGCAGACGGCGAGCCGGCAGATCGTGCTCACGAGCGATCGGCCGCCGGCCGACATCGAGGCGCTCGACGAGCGGCTCATCCGGCGCTTTGCCGGCGGACTTGTGATCGACATCGCCGCGCCGGACTATGAAACCCGCGTCGCGATCCTGCGCCGCAAGGCCGACGAGCGAAGGGTACCGTTCGGGCCGGGTGTGCTGGAGGCGGTGGCCCGGCTCGAGATCGACAACGTGCGCGAGCTGGTGGGCGCGCTCAATCGCCTCATCGCGCACCAGGCGGTGCGCTCCACACCGCTCACGCCCGCCGAGGCGCGCGCGGTGCTCGGCGCGGCGCCGCCAGAGCCGCAAGCCGACGAGTTCGGCGACTTTCTCTCTGAAGTAACCGCCACCGTCGCCCACCAGATCGAAGGCTGGCGCGCGAACGTGGCGGCGGCGATCCTCCGCTGGGAAGGCGAGGGGTACGCGGTCGGCCGGCTGCGCTCACTTCTGGACCAGGAGCTTTCCTGCGATCCCGAGGCGGCGCTTGCCGCCTTCGAGGCCGACGTGCACCGGCTCGAAGCGTGGCGCGCCGAAGCCGAGCAACTCGCGCCCGAGCTCGCGGGCGCCACCGCGCTCTACGACCCGGGCGACATGGCCGCCGCCGAGGCTCTCCTCGAGCGCGCCCGCGCCGGCGCGCTCGCGCCGCCGGCACCGTCCGCGCACTGGCGCCTCGATGAGCTGGCCGAGGCCGAGGGCAATCGGGTGGCGCTGCAATCCGCCCGCGCCGTCGTGGCCGAGCCGGGCGAGAAGTACAACCCGCTCGTGATCGTCGGCGGCCACGGCGTCGGCAAGACGCATCTCCTGCACGGGATCGGCAACGCGCTCCTCGCGGCCGGCGTGAGAGCCGTGTCCTGCGTCGGCGCGGAAGAGTTCGCCGGCGAGCTGATCGAGGCGATCGGCCGCGACGCGGTGTCGGTCTGGCGCGCGCGCTACCGGCGCGCGGACGCGCTGCTGGTGGACGACGCCCACCTCCTCGCCGGCAAGGACCGCTCGCAGGACGAGCTGTTTCTCCTCTTCAACCTGTTCGCCGAGAGCGGGCGCCAAATGGTCTTCACCTCGGCGGTGCCGCTCCCGCGGCTCGAGGGCGTCGAAGCGCGGCTGCTCACGCGGCTCGAGGGCGGACTCGTGGTCGAGCTACCACCGCCCGAGCGCGAGATCCGCCAGCACGTGGCCGAGCGAATCCTGGGCGAGAAGGCGCTGGCGGCGGGCCCGGAGGTCGCGGCGTATCTCGCCACCCGGCCGGCCGACTCGGTGTGCGCCTTCCAGAGCCTGGTGCAGCGCGTGCTGAGCGCGGCCGAGGTGGACGGGGCACCGCTCACCGCCGAGTTCGCCCGCGCGTTGCTCGAAGGGCCGCCTGCGCGCCCCGCACCCCGCCCCGCCGCGCTCCGCGCATCGGGCCTCGTGGCGCCGGGCGGTTCGGTCCGGAGTCGCGAGAAGATGGTCTGGGAGTGGCCGAACCCGGGTGACCGCATCCTCGAGGAGTGGCGCTGA
- a CDS encoding DUF4388 domain-containing protein produces the protein MAIKGSLKEASLPDVIQLLFLGRRTGCLALADRQNFGTIYFDDGQIVFAAIVNRRDRIGDLLLRDGRITPAQLRAAIDAQDHARDRRLGEILVDDGVLTREALSDYVRLQIEEAVYFLFTWSSGTFNFDAGVQPDRREMLVRLNPEYLLLEGARRVDEWSLIQKKLPSFDLVFSADPARLSKADVNLSPAQRQIAPLLDGRRDVQQVVEDSGLVEFEVGQALYGLITAGFAHRVGTSAAAAPRVNDGRTEEHRNLGVAFYKAGMFDEALREFRRVAELRPSEGSAPFYLGLIALRQARWADAAAAFGQALEKGGPRPAALHNLAFALEQLGRLDEADAAYGDAAGRARDNARVMLGWSIVALKRGELPVALGRLDRARELVGDRPPPALWFWAATLARAAADDRDAALEAARAGVAAYPASAALRNNLAVLLEASGDLAGAEAELRAALAEDATVPQVSKNLADLYYRAGRYDEAGEAYERAAKLAPELGDDLWFKLGNIAFKRRDPARARTSWERATSLNPGHQLARANLDMLGQAS, from the coding sequence ATGGCCATCAAGGGGAGCCTCAAGGAGGCGAGTCTGCCGGACGTGATCCAACTGCTCTTTCTCGGGCGGCGCACCGGGTGCCTGGCGCTCGCCGACCGGCAGAATTTCGGCACGATCTACTTCGACGACGGACAGATCGTGTTCGCCGCGATCGTGAACCGCCGGGACCGGATCGGCGATCTGCTGCTGCGCGACGGCCGGATCACGCCTGCCCAGCTCCGCGCCGCCATCGACGCGCAGGATCACGCGCGGGACCGCCGGCTCGGCGAAATCCTGGTGGACGACGGTGTGCTCACGCGCGAGGCGCTGTCCGACTACGTGCGGCTGCAGATCGAGGAGGCGGTGTACTTCCTGTTCACCTGGTCGTCCGGAACCTTCAACTTCGACGCCGGCGTGCAGCCGGATCGGCGCGAGATGCTGGTGCGGCTCAACCCCGAGTATCTGCTCCTCGAGGGCGCGCGCCGGGTGGACGAGTGGAGCCTCATCCAGAAGAAGCTGCCGAGCTTCGATCTGGTCTTCTCCGCTGATCCGGCCCGCCTGAGCAAGGCGGACGTGAACCTCTCGCCGGCGCAGCGCCAGATCGCGCCGCTGCTCGACGGCCGTCGCGACGTGCAGCAGGTGGTGGAAGACTCGGGGCTGGTGGAATTCGAGGTCGGGCAGGCGCTCTACGGGCTCATCACCGCCGGCTTTGCCCACCGGGTCGGCACCTCGGCGGCCGCCGCGCCGCGGGTGAACGACGGCCGCACCGAGGAGCACCGCAACTTGGGCGTCGCGTTCTACAAGGCCGGGATGTTCGACGAGGCGCTCCGCGAGTTCCGCCGCGTAGCGGAGTTGCGGCCCTCGGAGGGAAGCGCGCCGTTCTATCTCGGCCTCATCGCGCTGCGCCAGGCCCGCTGGGCCGACGCCGCCGCGGCGTTCGGCCAGGCGCTGGAGAAGGGCGGGCCGCGCCCGGCCGCGCTGCACAACCTCGCGTTTGCGCTGGAGCAGCTCGGCCGGCTCGACGAAGCCGACGCCGCCTACGGCGACGCGGCCGGCCGCGCGCGCGACAATGCCCGCGTCATGCTCGGCTGGAGCATCGTGGCCCTCAAGCGCGGCGAGCTACCGGTGGCCCTCGGCCGGCTCGACCGGGCCCGCGAGCTGGTCGGCGATCGGCCGCCGCCCGCGCTCTGGTTCTGGGCCGCGACCCTGGCGCGCGCCGCCGCCGACGACCGCGACGCGGCGCTCGAAGCCGCCCGCGCCGGCGTCGCGGCGTATCCGGCAAGCGCCGCGTTGCGCAACAACCTCGCCGTGCTGCTCGAGGCGAGCGGCGACCTTGCGGGGGCCGAAGCCGAGCTGCGCGCCGCTCTGGCCGAGGACGCGACAGTGCCGCAGGTCTCCAAGAACCTCGCCGATCTCTACTATCGCGCGGGGCGCTACGACGAGGCCGGCGAAGCGTACGAGCGCGCCGCGAAGCTCGCGCCCGAGCTGGGCGACGATCTCTGGTTCAAGCTCGGCAACATCGCGTTCAAGCGGCGGGACCCGGCGCGCGCCCGGACGAGCTGGGAGCGGGCGACGTCGCTCAACCCGGGGCACCAGCTCGCCCGGGCCAACCTCGACATGTTGGGACAGGCCTCGTGA
- a CDS encoding protein-glutamate O-methyltransferase CheR, whose amino-acid sequence MTPAQDPAFAALTRRISDAAGLTLDAYKDKCVQRRIAVRMRACGVHTYGDYMELLGRMPGEFERLKDALTINVTRFYRNPEAWARLADGLLRSVWLLDAPLRCWSAGCASGEEAYSLAMLAGEVASAAGRPDALERVRVDATDIDRTSLARARAARYRAEALAELPAEVRARWLVPDGPEFRVAEPIRQRVTITARDLLRESPPANGYQLIACRNVIIYFDRPMQERLFAAFADALVPGGLLLLGKVETLFGPARHQLTPVDPRERIFRRDA is encoded by the coding sequence GTGACGCCCGCACAGGATCCGGCGTTCGCCGCGCTCACGCGCCGCATCTCGGACGCGGCCGGGCTCACGCTCGATGCGTACAAGGATAAGTGCGTGCAGCGTCGGATCGCGGTGCGGATGCGCGCGTGCGGGGTCCATACCTACGGCGATTACATGGAGCTCCTCGGCCGGATGCCCGGCGAGTTCGAGCGGCTCAAGGATGCGCTCACGATCAACGTCACGCGATTCTACCGCAATCCGGAGGCGTGGGCCCGCCTGGCCGATGGCCTGCTGCGCTCGGTGTGGCTGCTCGACGCGCCGCTCCGCTGCTGGAGCGCAGGCTGTGCCTCCGGCGAGGAAGCATACAGTCTCGCCATGCTCGCCGGCGAAGTCGCGTCGGCGGCGGGCCGGCCGGACGCGCTCGAGCGGGTGCGGGTGGACGCGACCGACATCGATCGCACGTCGCTCGCTCGCGCCCGCGCGGCGCGCTACCGTGCCGAGGCGCTGGCCGAGCTCCCCGCCGAGGTGCGCGCCCGGTGGCTCGTGCCCGACGGGCCCGAGTTTCGCGTGGCGGAGCCGATCCGGCAGCGGGTGACGATCACCGCGCGGGACCTGCTGCGCGAGTCGCCTCCCGCGAACGGATACCAACTCATCGCCTGCCGCAACGTGATCATCTACTTCGACCGTCCGATGCAGGAGCGCCTCTTTGCCGCATTCGCCGATGCCCTGGTCCCCGGCGGACTCCTCCTGCTTGGCAAGGTGGAGACGCTTTTCGGTCCCGCGCGCCACCAGCTCACGCCGGTGGATCCGCGCGAGCGCATTTTCCGGCGGGACGCGTGA